In Flavobacterium endoglycinae, one DNA window encodes the following:
- a CDS encoding RrF2 family transcriptional regulator — MLSHKAKYALKALLYLAEQDENHISRTVEIAEGANIPKKFLEQILLDLKRGRFVSSKQGKFGGYYLIKSKNDITLAEIHRLFDGAIALLPCASLNFYEPCSDCKTESECNLRHGLMLIRDKTLKAMEGITIASLVNK; from the coding sequence ATGTTATCACATAAAGCAAAATACGCCCTTAAGGCCTTACTTTATTTAGCAGAACAAGACGAAAATCACATTTCCAGAACAGTGGAAATTGCTGAAGGAGCTAATATTCCTAAAAAGTTTTTAGAACAGATTTTACTGGATCTAAAAAGAGGACGTTTTGTGAGCAGTAAACAGGGAAAATTTGGTGGATATTATCTGATAAAATCAAAAAATGACATCACTTTGGCAGAAATTCACCGATTATTTGACGGTGCAATTGCACTTTTGCCATGCGCTTCTTTAAACTTTTACGAACCTTGTTCGGATTGCAAAACCGAGTCAGAATGCAACCTACGCCATGGTTTAATGCTTATTCGCGACAAAACTTTGAAGGCAATGGAAGGCATCACAATCGCTTCATTAGTAAATAAATAA
- a CDS encoding M23 family metallopeptidase — translation MAKVKYYYDSENLAYTKIKTRKRIKIGYALLFLLASALFGFLIFVLLINTPYFETPKDRLQAREIENLKLQYSILNKKLDEIDAVADALEDRDNNIYRIYFNKAEIPDSIRKAGFRNPERYKILEGYNNSQLVLNTTKRVDQLSKQLAIQSKSLDEILKLASVKGSLLLAIPAIQPVRNENLKRVASGFGYRIDPFTKVRKMHNGMDFTASTGTPVYATGDGVVDRADNTASGYGNHVVIRHGFGYESLYAHLSKYNCRPGQKVKRGDVIGYVGSTGRSEGPHCHYEVHKDGNVVNPLNFYYGNISAAEYVAISHMANQENQSLD, via the coding sequence ATGGCGAAAGTAAAATATTATTACGACTCAGAAAATCTGGCTTATACGAAAATAAAAACCAGAAAAAGAATAAAAATCGGTTATGCATTGCTGTTTTTACTAGCCTCTGCCCTATTTGGATTTTTAATTTTTGTACTCTTAATTAACACTCCTTATTTTGAAACCCCAAAAGATCGTCTGCAGGCTCGTGAAATTGAGAATTTAAAATTGCAATATTCCATTTTAAATAAAAAACTAGACGAAATAGATGCTGTTGCCGATGCTTTAGAAGACCGCGACAATAATATTTACCGAATTTATTTTAATAAAGCCGAAATCCCAGATTCTATCCGAAAAGCTGGTTTTAGAAATCCAGAACGATATAAAATTTTAGAAGGTTACAATAACTCGCAATTGGTTTTAAACACTACGAAACGAGTAGATCAGCTTTCAAAACAATTAGCGATCCAGTCGAAATCATTAGATGAAATATTAAAACTTGCCAGTGTAAAAGGAAGTCTATTATTGGCAATTCCTGCCATTCAGCCAGTCCGAAATGAAAATTTAAAACGTGTCGCGTCAGGTTTTGGATATAGAATTGACCCTTTTACAAAAGTGCGCAAAATGCATAACGGAATGGATTTTACAGCCAGTACAGGCACTCCTGTGTATGCCACCGGCGATGGTGTGGTTGATCGAGCTGACAATACTGCTTCTGGATACGGAAATCATGTTGTAATCAGGCATGGTTTTGGATATGAAAGCCTCTACGCCCACTTAAGCAAATACAACTGCCGACCGGGACAAAAAGTAAAAAGAGGTGATGTAATTGGTTACGTAGGAAGCACCGGAAGATCGGAAGGCCCGCATTGTCATTATGAAGTTCATAAAGATGGAAATGTCGTAAACCCGCTGAACTTCTATTACGGAAATATTTCAGCTGCCGAATATGTTGCTATTTCACATATGGCAAACCAAGAAAATCAATCATTAGATTAA
- a CDS encoding TPM domain-containing protein, producing MSKVEDFLTKEEEHEIVEAIRMAEKNTSGEIRVHIEKTSSKAHYERALEVFHELRMDETKLQNGVLLYFAVEDKNFVICGDKGINDLVSDDFWDCTKDVMTNHFKSGNFKQGIVDGILNAGEQLKKHFPSLEDDIDELSNEISKG from the coding sequence ATGTCGAAAGTAGAAGATTTTTTAACCAAAGAAGAAGAGCACGAAATTGTTGAAGCTATTCGTATGGCTGAAAAAAACACTTCCGGCGAAATTAGAGTACACATAGAAAAAACATCTTCTAAAGCTCATTACGAAAGAGCTTTAGAAGTTTTTCATGAATTACGAATGGATGAAACCAAATTGCAGAATGGAGTATTGCTTTATTTTGCCGTAGAAGATAAAAACTTCGTGATTTGTGGCGATAAAGGAATTAACGATTTGGTATCTGATGATTTTTGGGATTGCACCAAAGATGTCATGACCAATCATTTTAAATCTGGCAATTTTAAACAAGGTATTGTAGACGGTATCCTCAATGCCGGCGAGCAGTTAAAAAAACACTTTCCTTCATTAGAAGACGATATTGACGAATTATCTAACGAAATCTCAAAAGGATAA
- a CDS encoding MerR family transcriptional regulator: protein MHIELSKDKRYYSIGEVAKAFNVNASLIRFWDSEFDILKPKKNAKGNRMFTPEDITNLQLIYHLVKERGFTLEGAKTHLKEGQKKTLDKFEIIRKLETIKTQLNEIKNEL from the coding sequence ATGCACATTGAGCTTTCAAAAGATAAAAGATATTACAGCATTGGCGAAGTAGCCAAAGCTTTTAATGTCAATGCATCGTTGATACGTTTTTGGGACAGCGAGTTTGACATCCTGAAACCCAAAAAGAATGCCAAAGGCAACAGAATGTTTACTCCCGAAGATATTACAAACCTTCAGTTGATTTATCATCTGGTTAAAGAAAGAGGTTTTACACTCGAAGGAGCCAAAACACACTTAAAAGAGGGTCAGAAGAAAACATTAGATAAATTCGAAATAATACGTAAATTAGAGACCATCAAAACACAATTAAACGAAATCAAAAACGAATTGTAA
- a CDS encoding LemA family protein, with protein MKKWLIPVGILIAFVAIIAFWSIGIKNTALQYSQAVNKEWGNVQTAYQRRNDLIGNLVNTVKGAADFEKSTLTAVIEARAKATSVTIDPSNVTPEQLAQFNQAQSGVSSSLSKLLVSVEQYPTLKANENFLKLQDELASTENQILTARTRFNESVQVYNGYVLKIPNNWFLSEYKEKPYFEASTGADKPVEVKF; from the coding sequence ATGAAAAAGTGGTTAATCCCTGTAGGAATTCTTATAGCATTTGTTGCTATTATCGCATTTTGGTCAATTGGAATTAAAAACACTGCTTTACAATACAGCCAAGCTGTAAATAAAGAATGGGGAAATGTACAAACAGCTTACCAAAGACGTAATGATCTTATTGGGAACTTAGTAAACACTGTAAAAGGTGCTGCTGACTTTGAAAAATCAACTTTAACAGCTGTAATTGAAGCCCGTGCGAAAGCGACATCTGTAACTATTGATCCAAGTAATGTTACTCCAGAGCAATTAGCTCAATTTAATCAGGCTCAAAGCGGGGTTAGTTCTTCATTATCAAAATTATTAGTTTCAGTTGAGCAATATCCGACGCTTAAAGCAAATGAAAATTTCTTAAAGCTACAAGATGAGCTTGCAAGTACTGAAAATCAAATTTTAACAGCAAGAACTCGTTTCAATGAATCGGTACAAGTTTACAATGGTTATGTTTTAAAAATTCCTAACAACTGGTTCTTAAGCGAATACAAGGAAAAACCATACTTTGAAGCTTCTACTGGAGCAGATAAACCTGTTGAAGTAAAATTCTAA
- a CDS encoding TPM domain-containing protein: protein MKNSKNKILNFNRIFQVTLLLIAFFTGNSIFAQFDIPKKPDFQTSVYDYANVLSASEKAQLEEKLIRYSDSTSTQIVVITIESLKGEDIGILTPKWAHAWGIGQTKEDNGVLILLAKTERKIWISPGYGLEDRLTAGIGGEIVRNIIIPEFKAGSYYNGLDKGADALFDVFKGKYKGERKQNKSKDFPILPFIVIVVIVLILLSRGKKGGGNSGSSGGGPSLLDVIILSNLGRSGGGGFGGFGGGSSGGGGGFGGGFGGGGFSGGGSGGSW from the coding sequence ATGAAAAATTCCAAAAATAAAATTCTAAATTTCAATAGAATTTTTCAAGTTACCCTTTTGTTGATTGCATTTTTTACTGGCAACAGTATTTTTGCTCAATTTGACATTCCTAAAAAGCCTGATTTTCAAACTTCTGTTTACGACTATGCCAATGTTTTAAGTGCATCTGAAAAAGCGCAGTTAGAAGAAAAATTAATTCGTTACTCAGATTCCACCTCAACTCAAATTGTGGTTATTACTATCGAAAGCTTAAAAGGCGAAGATATTGGTATTCTTACTCCAAAATGGGCACATGCATGGGGAATTGGACAGACCAAAGAAGATAATGGCGTATTAATTCTTTTAGCTAAAACTGAAAGAAAAATATGGATTTCACCAGGTTATGGACTCGAGGATCGTTTAACCGCTGGAATTGGAGGAGAAATAGTTAGAAATATTATTATTCCTGAATTTAAAGCAGGTAGTTACTATAACGGACTTGACAAAGGTGCTGACGCCTTATTTGATGTTTTTAAAGGAAAATATAAAGGTGAGCGTAAGCAAAACAAATCAAAAGATTTTCCAATACTTCCGTTTATTGTGATCGTTGTAATTGTCTTAATTTTACTATCTCGCGGTAAAAAAGGAGGAGGAAATTCGGGAAGCAGCGGTGGAGGCCCAAGCCTTTTAGACGTTATCATTCTAAGTAATCTTGGAAGAAGCGGAGGCGGCGGATTTGGAGGTTTCGGCGGTGGATCATCAGGCGGAGGTGGAGGCTTCGGTGGTGGATTTGGCGGCGGCGGATTCTCAGGAGGAGGTTCTGGCGGAAGCTGGTAA
- a CDS encoding TonB-dependent receptor produces MKTSIQNIFTILFFLTFSISFAQNVEGVVTTNENIPLEAANVVIKGTTSSATTDNSGKFIIDTKGRLPLTLLVQYVGYVTAEIEVSAIPVNPIQIALKEENELIEVVVSSRRRIEKVQDVPIAISVITGKQAEQTGAFNVNRIKELVPSVQLYSSNPRNTGINIRSLGSPFGLTNDGIDPGVGFYVDGVYYARPAATTLDFIDVEQIEVLRGPQGSLFGKNTTSGAFNITTRKPSFTSGADFEVSYGNYSFLQAKASLTGALGKKVAGRLSFSGTQRDGLIDNVVTGRPTNTLNNQGIRGQLLWTPTVNTNVIFAADITTQRPDGYAQVVAGVAPTQRAAYRQFNAIIADLNYQLPSQNAFDRKIDQDTPWRSNQDMGGFSLNIDTKIGGGTLTSTTAWRFWNWDPSNDRDFTGLQVLAKSQNPTRQTQITQEVRYAGQLTSRLSGVAGVFFIDQTSQTDGTEESGNAQWRFSQSTTSNLWKTPGLFEGYGIKTDARIRASSAAVFGQLDWAITDRLHVLPGLRYNFDKKDAHYARTTYGGLQTNDPQLLALKKLVYSDQAFDSSTDNTDFSGNITVNFKATDKINAYGTFAKSYKPVGVNVAGLPTNSAGQPLLDLAVIKPEKVYHYEVGVKTSPFKNSIFNLAFFNTDIKDFQTNVQAAELGVNRGYLANADKVRVRGVELDASFFISDHLTINGAATYTDGKYVKFTNAPLPLEETGAPVSFKDVSGTDLPGASRWAGSLGGELSDRARFFGNAGKIFLAVDSYARSEFSSSPSASKYLVVQGYAIFNARLGFRASQGLSVHFWGRNLLNKDYYEQLLPAGGNAGQYAGVLGDQRTYGITLKYSL; encoded by the coding sequence ATGAAAACATCAATACAAAATATTTTTACAATTCTATTCTTTTTAACCTTCTCTATTTCATTCGCTCAAAACGTAGAAGGTGTTGTTACAACAAATGAAAATATCCCTTTAGAGGCTGCTAACGTGGTAATAAAAGGAACTACTTCTAGTGCTACTACAGATAACAGCGGAAAATTTATTATCGATACAAAAGGAAGACTTCCTTTAACTTTACTGGTTCAATATGTTGGTTATGTAACCGCAGAAATTGAAGTTTCGGCTATACCAGTAAATCCTATTCAAATTGCATTGAAAGAAGAAAATGAACTTATTGAAGTAGTCGTATCTTCAAGACGTCGTATCGAAAAAGTACAGGATGTGCCAATTGCGATATCTGTTATTACAGGAAAACAAGCTGAACAAACTGGAGCTTTCAACGTAAATCGTATTAAAGAATTAGTACCTTCTGTACAATTATATTCTTCAAACCCTAGAAATACTGGAATTAACATCCGTAGTTTAGGTTCTCCATTCGGATTGACAAATGACGGAATTGATCCTGGAGTTGGTTTTTATGTAGACGGAGTTTATTATGCACGTCCAGCTGCTACAACTCTTGACTTTATCGACGTAGAACAAATTGAGGTTTTGCGTGGTCCTCAAGGTTCTCTGTTTGGAAAAAACACTACATCAGGAGCGTTTAACATTACAACACGTAAACCAAGTTTTACTTCGGGCGCTGATTTTGAAGTAAGTTATGGAAATTATTCTTTCTTACAAGCTAAAGCTTCTCTTACTGGTGCATTGGGTAAAAAAGTAGCCGGAAGATTATCTTTCTCAGGAACTCAACGTGATGGTCTAATTGATAATGTGGTAACAGGAAGACCAACTAATACTTTGAACAATCAAGGAATCAGAGGTCAGTTACTTTGGACACCAACTGTAAATACGAATGTTATCTTTGCTGCTGACATTACAACACAGCGTCCGGATGGATATGCACAAGTTGTTGCAGGAGTAGCTCCAACTCAAAGAGCAGCTTATCGTCAGTTCAATGCTATTATCGCTGATTTAAATTACCAATTACCAAGTCAAAATGCTTTTGATCGTAAAATTGATCAAGACACACCTTGGCGTTCTAACCAAGACATGGGAGGTTTCTCTTTAAATATTGATACTAAAATTGGTGGTGGAACCCTTACTTCAACAACAGCTTGGCGTTTTTGGAACTGGGATCCATCAAACGACAGAGATTTTACAGGATTACAAGTATTGGCAAAATCTCAAAATCCAACAAGACAAACTCAAATTACTCAAGAAGTTCGTTATGCAGGTCAGTTAACTTCTAGATTAAGTGGTGTTGCAGGTGTATTCTTTATTGATCAAACTTCTCAAACAGACGGAACTGAAGAATCAGGAAATGCGCAATGGAGATTCTCTCAAAGTACTACAAGTAACTTATGGAAAACACCCGGATTATTTGAAGGTTACGGAATTAAAACTGATGCTAGAATTAGAGCTTCGAGTGCTGCGGTATTTGGTCAGCTTGACTGGGCAATTACAGATCGTTTACACGTTTTACCAGGTTTACGATATAATTTCGACAAAAAAGATGCACACTACGCGCGTACAACATACGGAGGATTACAAACAAATGATCCACAATTATTGGCTTTGAAAAAATTGGTTTATTCAGATCAGGCTTTTGATTCGAGTACAGACAACACCGATTTTTCAGGAAACATTACTGTAAATTTTAAAGCAACAGATAAAATCAATGCTTACGGAACTTTCGCTAAAAGTTACAAACCAGTTGGGGTAAACGTAGCAGGACTTCCAACAAATTCAGCTGGTCAGCCATTATTAGATCTTGCTGTTATCAAACCTGAAAAAGTATACCATTATGAAGTAGGAGTAAAAACTTCTCCATTCAAAAATTCAATTTTTAATTTGGCTTTCTTCAATACTGATATTAAAGATTTCCAAACCAACGTTCAAGCAGCCGAATTGGGTGTAAACCGTGGTTATCTTGCTAATGCTGATAAAGTTCGCGTAAGAGGTGTTGAATTGGATGCAAGTTTTTTCATAAGTGACCATTTAACGATAAATGGTGCTGCAACGTATACAGATGGTAAATATGTTAAATTTACAAACGCACCACTTCCGTTAGAAGAAACTGGAGCTCCTGTATCTTTTAAAGATGTTTCGGGAACTGACTTACCAGGAGCTTCAAGATGGGCAGGATCTTTAGGAGGAGAACTTTCTGATCGTGCAAGATTCTTTGGAAATGCAGGAAAAATATTCCTTGCTGTTGATTCGTATGCACGTTCTGAATTTTCATCAAGCCCTTCCGCTTCAAAATATTTAGTAGTTCAGGGGTATGCGATTTTTAATGCGCGTTTAGGTTTCCGTGCATCGCAAGGTTTATCAGTTCACTTTTGGGGACGTAACTTACTGAATAAAGATTATTATGAACAACTATTACCGGCAGGAGGTAATGCAGGACAATATGCTGGTGTTCTTGGCGATCAAAGAACATACGGAATTACATTAAAATATTCTTTATAA
- a CDS encoding DUF1266 domain-containing protein has translation MKKMKPFFYLSTTLLLAISFLVSSCGKGNASSETIQFINGTYAIMTLQNQGDYNLVGGQPKDASTQEGIKEMLQNWWKISDLKSGMAQVAELTSEKGMDSKDFISEVKELGIDKMSKEEFNSQLSKLTDPEHKIHFQLLYDAYKDLGYNAVVGWDLGRANFLLTSFYVADFTDESTALNNSLEVTKRIQKTFKSWDEYNRSYLYGYLYWSNEDPKDQSSKYVQRQGFVTELNKDSKSPFQLKWDTKLEKDWK, from the coding sequence ATGAAAAAAATGAAACCTTTCTTTTATTTAAGTACAACACTTTTATTAGCAATTAGCTTTTTAGTATCTAGTTGCGGAAAAGGTAATGCCTCATCCGAAACAATTCAGTTTATAAATGGTACATATGCTATAATGACTCTACAAAATCAGGGAGATTACAATTTAGTTGGAGGACAACCAAAAGATGCTTCAACACAGGAAGGTATAAAAGAAATGCTTCAAAATTGGTGGAAAATATCTGATTTAAAATCAGGAATGGCACAAGTAGCCGAACTAACATCAGAAAAAGGTATGGACAGTAAAGATTTTATCAGCGAAGTTAAAGAACTAGGTATTGATAAAATGTCTAAAGAAGAATTCAATAGCCAGCTTTCAAAACTGACAGATCCTGAACACAAAATTCATTTCCAATTATTATATGATGCATACAAAGATCTTGGATATAATGCTGTTGTGGGTTGGGATTTAGGAAGAGCAAATTTCTTGTTGACAAGCTTCTATGTAGCTGATTTTACAGATGAAAGTACAGCTTTAAACAATTCACTTGAAGTTACAAAACGTATTCAAAAAACCTTTAAATCATGGGATGAATACAATAGAAGCTATTTATACGGTTACTTGTATTGGAGTAACGAAGATCCAAAAGATCAATCATCAAAATATGTTCAGCGCCAAGGTTTTGTAACAGAATTAAACAAAGACTCAAAAAGCCCTTTCCAGTTAAAATGGGATACAAAACTAGAGAAAGATTGGAAATAA
- a CDS encoding phospholipid scramblase-related protein, with protein sequence MEKTESRIPDLLKRDVYVIAEKAKFVKFGNTYNILDENGNNIGVIDQKVPGWQKLLSLALSKESFPYTYTIADNSGNVAATIKRGWTFFMSKIEIYDANNNKIGVMKEKMKLMHNSFEIENPEGKVIASIKSTSAGLTDFSITGVSDEKIGTIERQWKNGVKEIAAQALFPGTDKYCVTIDPKYTNDPLKTIAIAGSIVVDMSFRN encoded by the coding sequence ATGGAAAAAACAGAATCAAGAATTCCGGACCTATTAAAAAGAGACGTTTACGTTATTGCAGAAAAAGCCAAATTCGTAAAATTTGGAAACACCTATAATATACTGGACGAAAACGGAAATAATATTGGTGTAATAGATCAAAAAGTGCCTGGCTGGCAAAAATTATTATCGCTTGCCTTAAGCAAAGAATCGTTCCCTTATACGTATACTATTGCAGATAATAGCGGAAATGTAGCGGCAACGATTAAAAGAGGATGGACATTCTTTATGTCAAAAATTGAAATCTATGATGCCAATAACAACAAAATTGGGGTAATGAAGGAGAAGATGAAGCTAATGCATAATTCATTCGAAATTGAAAATCCTGAAGGAAAAGTAATTGCTTCTATAAAATCAACCTCAGCAGGTTTAACAGACTTTAGCATTACTGGAGTTTCTGATGAAAAAATTGGTACTATAGAACGACAATGGAAAAATGGTGTAAAAGAAATAGCTGCACAGGCACTATTTCCAGGAACTGATAAATATTGTGTAACTATTGATCCAAAGTACACGAACGATCCTTTAAAAACAATTGCAATTGCAGGTTCAATTGTAGTTGATATGTCATTTAGAAATTAA